The following proteins are encoded in a genomic region of Oncorhynchus kisutch isolate 150728-3 linkage group LG6, Okis_V2, whole genome shotgun sequence:
- the LOC109892954 gene encoding keratinocyte-associated transmembrane protein 2 isoform X1 gives MATCRKMRRSWKIQCFVFILLQLFTPNCISAPPATQNAVSLDPGVDLEPLPLATASKDAETAIGTGTTDGKADTVTSDNAATVMKAVTADAKDAATPPIKDAAAPPIKDAAAPPIKDAAAPPIKDAAAPPIKDAAAPPIKDAAAPPIKDAAAPPIKDAAAPPIKDAAPTPIEDTPIDGVIARDDAPYTKGEVIAESTAIIAETTVGKYEITTDENKTKFDKSGLTPEKLPPKPADSDADAAMTAAPATSTTTVKAPEPTKPILEKPSPASNTKLVSPMDTTEDEQESDQVPINTLESQTETDMYDRENEEEGGEDYDMGPAVKVPLDHDQNFGGQDLNEENDDGMVDADDDDQVVLSPAKSAGKIDVRMKDTNIYTTQDEDSHFFFHLVILAFLVAIVYITYHNKRKIFLLAQSRRWRDGLCSRNNVEYHRLDQNVNEAMPSLKMTQDYIF, from the exons ATGGCGACTTGCAGGAAGATGAGACGTAGCTGGAAAATTCAATGTTTCGTGTTTATCTTGTTACAACTGTTTACTCCCAACTGTATTTCGGCTCCGCCGGCAACCCAAAACG CAGTTTCTCTGGATCCAGGAGTTGATTTAGAACCCTTGCCTTTGGCAACAGCCAGCAAGGATGCAGAAACAGCCATCGGCACTGGTACAACAGACGGCAAAGCAGACACAGTAACCAGTGACAATGCTGCAACAGTAATGAAGGCTGTAACAGCAGATGCAAAGGACGCTGCCACCCCACCCATCAAGGACGCTGCCGCCCCACCCATCAAGGACGCTGCCGCCCCACCCATCAAGGACGCTGCCGCCCCACCCATCAAGGACGCTGCCGCCCCACCCATCAAGGACGCTGCCGCCCCACCCATCAAGGACGCTGCCGCCCCACCCATCAAGGACGCTGCCGCCCCACCCATCAAGGACGCTGCCGCCCCACCCATCAAGGACGCTGCCCCCACACCTATAGAAGACACACCTATCGATGGTGTAATAGCACGTGATGATGCACCATACACCAAAGGGGAGGTTATAGCTGAATCCACTGCCATTATTGCTGAAACAACTGTTGGCAAGTATGAAATAACTACAGACGAGAACAAAACCAAATTTGATAAATCAGGACTGACTCCTGAAAAACTACCTCCCAAACCTGCTGATTCAGATGCTGATGCTGCCATGACTGCAGCTCCAgccaccagcaccaccacagtCAAAGCCCCAGAGCCTACCAAGCCCATCCTGGAGAAACCAAGCCCTGCCTCTAACACCAAGCTCGTCAGCCCCATGGACACAACAGAGGATGAGCAAGAGAGCGATCAAGTGCCTATCAACACACTGGAGTCCCAGACCGAGACAGACATGTACGACAGAGAAAATGAGGAAGAAGGTGGTGAAGACTATGACATGGGACCAGCTGTTAAGGTCCCTCTGGACCACGATCAGAACTTTGGTGGCCAAGACCTCAACGAGGAGAACGATGACGGCATGGTGGACGCCGACGATGATGACCAGGTGGTGCTCAGCCCAGCAAAGAGTGCTGGGAAGATAGATGTACGTATGAAGGACACCAACATCTACACCACCCAGGACGAGGACTCCCACTTCTTCTTCCACCTGGTCATCCTGGCCTTCCTGGTGGCCATTGTATACATCACCTACCACAACAAGAGGAAG atcTTCCTGCTAGCCCAGAGTCGGCGCTGGAGGGACGGCCTGTGTTCTCGCAACAATGTGGAGTATCATCGGCTGGACCAGAATGTCAACGAGGCCATGCCTTCCCTCAAGATGACTCAAGATTACATCTTCTGA
- the LOC109892954 gene encoding keratinocyte-associated transmembrane protein 2 isoform X2, whose product MATCRKMRRSWKIQCFVFILLQLFTPNCISAPPATQNVSLDPGVDLEPLPLATASKDAETAIGTGTTDGKADTVTSDNAATVMKAVTADAKDAATPPIKDAAAPPIKDAAAPPIKDAAAPPIKDAAAPPIKDAAAPPIKDAAAPPIKDAAAPPIKDAAAPPIKDAAPTPIEDTPIDGVIARDDAPYTKGEVIAESTAIIAETTVGKYEITTDENKTKFDKSGLTPEKLPPKPADSDADAAMTAAPATSTTTVKAPEPTKPILEKPSPASNTKLVSPMDTTEDEQESDQVPINTLESQTETDMYDRENEEEGGEDYDMGPAVKVPLDHDQNFGGQDLNEENDDGMVDADDDDQVVLSPAKSAGKIDVRMKDTNIYTTQDEDSHFFFHLVILAFLVAIVYITYHNKRKIFLLAQSRRWRDGLCSRNNVEYHRLDQNVNEAMPSLKMTQDYIF is encoded by the exons ATGGCGACTTGCAGGAAGATGAGACGTAGCTGGAAAATTCAATGTTTCGTGTTTATCTTGTTACAACTGTTTACTCCCAACTGTATTTCGGCTCCGCCGGCAACCCAAAACG TTTCTCTGGATCCAGGAGTTGATTTAGAACCCTTGCCTTTGGCAACAGCCAGCAAGGATGCAGAAACAGCCATCGGCACTGGTACAACAGACGGCAAAGCAGACACAGTAACCAGTGACAATGCTGCAACAGTAATGAAGGCTGTAACAGCAGATGCAAAGGACGCTGCCACCCCACCCATCAAGGACGCTGCCGCCCCACCCATCAAGGACGCTGCCGCCCCACCCATCAAGGACGCTGCCGCCCCACCCATCAAGGACGCTGCCGCCCCACCCATCAAGGACGCTGCCGCCCCACCCATCAAGGACGCTGCCGCCCCACCCATCAAGGACGCTGCCGCCCCACCCATCAAGGACGCTGCCGCCCCACCCATCAAGGACGCTGCCCCCACACCTATAGAAGACACACCTATCGATGGTGTAATAGCACGTGATGATGCACCATACACCAAAGGGGAGGTTATAGCTGAATCCACTGCCATTATTGCTGAAACAACTGTTGGCAAGTATGAAATAACTACAGACGAGAACAAAACCAAATTTGATAAATCAGGACTGACTCCTGAAAAACTACCTCCCAAACCTGCTGATTCAGATGCTGATGCTGCCATGACTGCAGCTCCAgccaccagcaccaccacagtCAAAGCCCCAGAGCCTACCAAGCCCATCCTGGAGAAACCAAGCCCTGCCTCTAACACCAAGCTCGTCAGCCCCATGGACACAACAGAGGATGAGCAAGAGAGCGATCAAGTGCCTATCAACACACTGGAGTCCCAGACCGAGACAGACATGTACGACAGAGAAAATGAGGAAGAAGGTGGTGAAGACTATGACATGGGACCAGCTGTTAAGGTCCCTCTGGACCACGATCAGAACTTTGGTGGCCAAGACCTCAACGAGGAGAACGATGACGGCATGGTGGACGCCGACGATGATGACCAGGTGGTGCTCAGCCCAGCAAAGAGTGCTGGGAAGATAGATGTACGTATGAAGGACACCAACATCTACACCACCCAGGACGAGGACTCCCACTTCTTCTTCCACCTGGTCATCCTGGCCTTCCTGGTGGCCATTGTATACATCACCTACCACAACAAGAGGAAG atcTTCCTGCTAGCCCAGAGTCGGCGCTGGAGGGACGGCCTGTGTTCTCGCAACAATGTGGAGTATCATCGGCTGGACCAGAATGTCAACGAGGCCATGCCTTCCCTCAAGATGACTCAAGATTACATCTTCTGA